One Cucurbita pepo subsp. pepo cultivar mu-cu-16 chromosome LG20, ASM280686v2, whole genome shotgun sequence genomic window carries:
- the LOC111782520 gene encoding truncated transcription factor CAULIFLOWER A-like: MGRGRVQLKRIENKINMQVTFSKRRSGLLKKAHEISVLCDAEVALIVFSTKGKLFEYSTDSCMEKILERYERYSYAERRLVANDSQSNGNWTLEYAKLKARIEVLQKNHRHFMGEDLESLSLKELQNIEQQLDSALKHVRARKNQLMHESISDLQKKDKALQDQNNMLAKKIREKEKAQAQNPQMEQHHHQHSHAIEPSPLLLPQPFQSLDMPCPYPTHATGHEESAANHDRSGTLLPPWMLGHHLGN; encoded by the exons ATGGGGAGGGGAAGAGTGCAGCTGAAGAGGATCGAGAACAAGATTAATATGCAAGTCACCTTCTCCAAGAGAAGGTCTGGTTTGCTGAAGAAAGCTCATGAGATTTCAGTTCTGTGCGATGCTGAGGTCGCTCTTATCGTCTTCTCCACCAAGGGCAAGCTGTTTGAATACTCCACTGACTCTTG CATGGAGAAGATCCTTGAGCGTTATGAGAGGTACTCGTACGCGGAGAGGCGGCTTGTTGCAAATGATAGCCAATCAAAC GGAAATTGGACTCTTGAATATGCGAAGCTTAAAGCCAGAATAGAGGTTCTTCAGAAGAACCACAG GCATTTCATGGGGGAAGATCTTGAGTCCTTGAGCCTAAAAGAGCTTCAAAATATTGAGCAACAACTTGATTCTGCACTCAAGCATGTAAGAGCCAGGAAG AACCAACTCATGCATGAATCCATTTCAGATCTTCAGAAAAAG GACAAGGCGCTTCAGGACCAAAACAACATGTTAGCCAAGAAG ATAAGGGAGAAGGAGAAAGCACAAGCTCAAAATCCACAAATGGAGCAGCACCACCACCAGCATAGCCATGCCATTGAACCTTCTccacttcttcttcctcagccATTCCAATCTCTTGACATGCC TTGTCCTTACCCAACACACGCCACCGGACACGAAGAATCCGCCGCCAACCACGACAGGTCCGGCACCCTCCTGCCGCCCTGGATGCTCGGCCACCACCTTGGTAACTAA
- the LOC111782463 gene encoding protein MICROTUBULE BINDING PROTEIN 2C-like isoform X1 — protein sequence MFEPQHFVDLQDDSAFGDQKSWNSGDHNASPTRRLTHSSLPIPPISASATTAAGTNGNVDRELFNNLVEIVPLVQSLIDRKASSSFRKRGSMIYTKTPSRESLHRKMEQKGRHNGQSIPTKKKKDHGDRDQGNNVDSNSDADGFSVFSSSSLVSERDKEELITLREQVEDLRKKLLEKDELLKSAEMSKDQMNNVYAKLDALNLQSAEKDSRIKMIHSQLSDAKIKLADKQAALEKIQWEVMTSNSKIEELQEELKSSQGDVSSFMLLLEGLSKNDCNERVEDYSLSVYLPESCPYIDDLDDLKMQEMEEARQDYVAAVAVAKARQDEESIAAAAAARSRLQSFVFET from the exons ATGTTTGAGCCCCAACATTTCGTCGATTTGCAAGACGACTCTGCTTTCGGCGATCAGAAATCATGGAATTCCGGCGACCACAACGCGTCCCCGACTCGCCGCCTCACTCACTCATCACTCCCAATCCCACCAATTTCAGCTTCGGCAACTACTGCTGCTGGCACTAATGGCAATGTGGATCGTGAACTCTTCAACAATCTCGTCGAAATCGTACCCCTCGTTCAGTCTCTTATT GATCGGAAAGCGAGCAGTTCATTCAGGAAGCGGGGTTCAATGATTTACACTAAAACACCTTCTAGAGAATCATTACACAGGAAG ATGGAACAGAAAGGAAGGCATAATGGCCAATCTATTCcaaccaagaagaagaaagaccATGGGGACAGGGACCAGGGTAACAATGTTGATAGTAATTCAGATGCCGATGGCTTTTCGGTTTTCTCCTCAAGTTCTTTGGTCTCTGAAAGGGATAAAGAAGAACTAATCACATTGAGAGAACAAGTGGAAGATCTGCGAAAGAAATTGCTTGAAAAGGATGAACTTCTAAAATCAGCAGAGATGTCGAAGGACCAGATGAACAATGTTTACGCAAAACTCGATGCTTTGAATCTCCAGTCTGCAGAGAAGGATTCTCGGATAAAGATGATTCATTCCCAACTTTCAGATGCAAAG ATTAAGCTTGCAGATAAGCAAGCTGCGTTGGAGAAGATACAATGGGAGGTAATgacatcaaattcaaaaatagaAGAACTTCAAGAAGAGCTAAAGTCATCGCAAGGAGACGTTTCATCGTTTATGCTGTTACTCGAAGGCTTGTCAAAGAATGATTGCAATGAACGTGTTGAAGATTATAGTCTTTCAGTGTATCTCCCGGAGAGCTGTCCTTACATT GATGATTTGGACGATCTGAAAATGCAGGAAATGGAAgaagcaagacaagattatgtagctgctgttgctgttgcaAAGGCAAGGCAAGATGAGGAATCtattgctgctgctgcagctGCAAGGTCACGTCTTCAGTCGTTTGTTTTCGAAACATAA
- the LOC111782516 gene encoding squamosa promoter-binding-like protein 6, which translates to MESWNYGSQGKGFVSDEMNSSTNSPLRSKYSLLGWEFKNPCSFVENQSFGELEFPQMLGKQLADESVSHVLNTKIEEESTSKLSGSIVDSNNRDSSLIDLKLGRFIDQGDAHCSKYSKRAAISSSTESSTSQKRMRSQGVNFQAAFCQVYGCNKDLTSSKEYHKRHKVCEVHSKTAKVIVNGIEQRFCQQCSRFHLLVEFDDGKRSCRKRLAGHNERRRKPQVSFHSGRAQRLLQPYNGIGDSRFQEKTPTATSFICKDILSSGLYYPEKLGDNDWCKRVLVEAKNDYNSISATSLSNRHLNVKSPLLPYDFEVQIPPFQEHGTSTAPSVNNMLCDTTCQYSHNVGGPHIDTTHPLFHHTTLSSEDFGVYDAASTIQGLSGIPDSGCALSLLSSQSQTASNHSSIVHIPRAFVMSESPSNYSMSELSEKLMGVSSQASSTGISSKFASGMSEAQMGPILTCDRSDRTVAFQIPDGVLHRSGLANSKANLSYEHTPTIDLLQLSSQLHRVEHQRHSMQDSA; encoded by the exons ATGGAGTCATGGAACTATGGTTCTCAAGGGAAGGGATTCGTGTCTGATGAGATGAATTCATCCACTAATTCACCTCTGAGAAGTAAATATTCGTTGTTGGGTTGGGAATTCAAGAACCCATGTAGTTTTGTGGAGAATCAGAGCTTTGGGGAGCTGGAATTTCCCCAAATGCTTGGCAAGCAATTAGCTGATGAGTCTGTCAGCCATGTCCTGAATACCAAAATTGAAGAGGAGTCCACTTCTAAGCTCTCTGGCTCCATTGTAGACTCCAACAATCGGGATTCATCTCTTATTGATTTGAAGCTTGGCAGATTTATTGATCAAGGGGATGCTCATTGTTCCAAATACTCCAAGAGAGCTGCAATTTCATCTTCCACTGAATCATCAACTTCTCAGAAGAGAATGCGAAGTCAAGGAGTGAATTTCCAGGCTGCGTTTTGCCAAGTCTATGGCTGTAACAAGGATCTCACCTCCTCTAAAGAGTATCACAAGAGACATAAAGTTTGTGAGGTTCATTCAAAGACTGCCAAAGTTATTGTGAACGGCATAGAACAGAGATTTTGTCAGCAATGTAGCAG GTTTCATTTGCTGGTTGAATTTGATGATGGTAAACGCAGCTGTCGTAAAAGGCTTGCAGGCCACAATGAACGCAGAAGAAAGCCTCAAGTCAGTTTTCACTCGGGAAGGGCTCAGAGATTGCTTCAGCCATATAATG GTATTGGGGACAGCAGATTTCAGGAGAAAACTCCGACAGCAACTTCATTTATCTGCAAAGATATATTGTCTAGTGGTCTTTATTATCCAGAGAAGCTTGGAGACAATGATTGGTGTAAGCGTGTTCTAGTTGAGGCCAAGAATGACTATAATTCTATATCTGCAACTTCATTGAGCAACAGGCACTTGAATGTGAAATCTCCATTGCTTCCCTATGATTTTGAAGTACAGATTCCTCCTTTTCAAGAACATGGAACTAGTACAGCTCCTTCAGTAAACAACATGTTATGCGACACAACTTGCCAGTATTCCCATAATGTGGGAGGTCCTCATATTGATACAACACATCCTTTGTTCCACCACACTACCTTATCAAGCGAAGACTTTGGAGTTTATGATGCAGCATCAACCATCCAAGGACTTTCTGGAATCCCAGACTCTGGTtgtgctctctctcttctgtcaTCTCAATCACAAACTGCATCGAACCATTCATCTATAGTTCACATTCCTCGTGCTTTCGTTATGTCCGAGAGTCCATCGAATTACAGCATGAGCGAACTCTCCGAAAAGCTCATGGGAGTGAGCTCACAGGCTTCTTCGACTGGGATTTCTAGTAAGTTTGCCTCGGGGATGAGTGAAGCTCAAATGGGTCCGATATTGACGTGTGATCGTAGTGATCGTACTGTCGCCTTTCAGATTCCTGATGGGGTTCTTCATAGATCGGGTTTGGCGAATTCCAAGGCTAATCTTTCGTATGAACACACTCCAACTATTGACTTACTACAACTTTCATCACAACTCCATCGAGTTGAACATCAAAGGCACTCCATGCAG GACTCGGCCTAG
- the LOC111783489 gene encoding dof zinc finger protein DOF3.1-like yields MAELGHMDLQDIRSKPWKCPRCDSPDTKFCYYNNYNYSQPRHFCKTCRRYWTIGGVLRNVPVGGGNRKAKNSSKLKPKAAMIVRDSPSSKSNSWKSDLEILPSPLKLNQGDPPAEKGARGEGFGSLDHLPTSDETERMDEITGGVAIGNHEYLNYTK; encoded by the coding sequence ATGGCAGAATTAGGGCACATGGATTTGCAAGACATTCGATCCAAGCCATGGAAGTGCCCAAGGTGCGATTCGCCCGACACCAAATTCTGCTATTACAATAACTACAATTACTCTCAGCCTCGCCACTTCTGCAAGACCTGCCGCCGCTACTGGACCATCGGCGGTGTCCTCCGCAACGTTCCTGTTGGCGGCGGAAATCGCAAAGCGAAGAACAGTTCGAAGCTGAAGCCGAAGGCTGCAATGATCGTGAGAGATTCGCCGTCGTCGAAATCGAATTCGTGGAAGTCCGATTTGGAAATCCTCCCGTCGCCGCTGAAGTTGAATCAGGGGGATCCGCCGGCGGAGAAAGGGGCCAGGGGCGAGGGATTTGGATCGTTGGATCATTTGCCGACAAGTGATGAAACCGAACGAATGGATGAGATTACCGGTGGCGTTGCAATCGGAAATCacgaatatttaaattatacaaaataa
- the LOC111782573 gene encoding ADP,ATP carrier protein ER-ANT1, with the protein MATKSEKFSADFVMGGVAAIVAKSAAAPIERVKLLLQNQGEMIKRGHLKKPYLGIHDCFRRVLREEGPLSLWRGNQANVIRYFPTQAFNFAFKGYFKTKFGRSKEKDGYIKWFAGNVASGSAAGATTSFFLYHLDYARTRLGTDATDGGSNSQRQFKGLLDVYRKTLSSDGIVGLYRGFSVSIVGITLYRGMYFGIYDTLKPLVLVGQFEGNFFASFLLGWSITTFSGVCAYPFDTLRRRMMLTSGQTLKYRSALHAFSEIIRHEGIAALFRGVTANMLVGVAGAGVLAGYDQLHEIACRHGYSYGGQQHQIASK; encoded by the exons ATGGCGACAAAATCCGAGAAATTTTCAGCTGATTTTGTGATGGGTGGTGTCGCCGCGATTGTCGCTAAAAGTGCAGCGGCGCCGATTGAAAGGGTCAAGCTTCTGTTGCAGAATCAGGGAGAGATGATAAAGAGAGGGCATCTTAAGAAGCCATATCTGGGCATTCATGACTGTTTCAGAAGAGTGTTGAGAGAAGAAGGGCCGTTGTCACTATGGAGGGGAAATCAGGCTAACGTTATTCGATATTTCCCTACTCAG GCTTTCAACTTTGCATTCAAAGGTTACTTCAAAACGAAATTCGGGCGCTCAAAAGAGAAGGATGGATACATCAAGTGGTTTGCTGGAAATGTTGCTTCAGGAAGTGCTGCAGGAGCAACTACATCGTTTTTTCTGTATCATTTGGATTATGCACGCACTCGACTAGGCACCGATGCAACGGACGGTGGCAGTAACAGCCAGCGCCAATTTAAAGGGTTGCTGGATGTCTACAGAAAAACCTTGTCAAGTGATGGAATTGTTGGTCTATACCGAGGATTTAGTGTTTCAATTGTGGGAATTACTCTGTATAGGGGCATGTATTTTGGGATTTACGACACTTTGAAGcctcttgttcttgttgggCAGTTTGAG GGGAACTTTTTTGCTAGTTTCTTATTGGGGTGGAGTATCACAACCTTTTCTGGGGTATGCGCTTATCCTTTCGACACGCTGCGACGAAGAATGATGCTTACCTCTGGACAAACCCTGAAGTACCGCAGTGCTTTACATGCATTTTCCGAGATCATTCGCCATGAGGGTATTGCTGCTCTTTTTCGAGGAGTCACTGCCAATATGCTTGTTGGTGTTGCAGGGGCTGGTGTTCTTGCAGGTTATGATCAACTGCACGAAATTGCATGTCGACATGGTTACTCCTATGGCGGGCAACAACATCAAATAGCCTCGAAATGA
- the LOC111782463 gene encoding protein MICROTUBULE BINDING PROTEIN 2C-like isoform X2 — translation MFEPQHFVDLQDDSAFGDQKSWNSGDHNASPTRRLTHSSLPIPPISASATTAAGTNGNVDRELFNNLVEIVPLVQSLIDRKASSSFRKRGSMIYTKTPSRESLHRKKGRHNGQSIPTKKKKDHGDRDQGNNVDSNSDADGFSVFSSSSLVSERDKEELITLREQVEDLRKKLLEKDELLKSAEMSKDQMNNVYAKLDALNLQSAEKDSRIKMIHSQLSDAKIKLADKQAALEKIQWEVMTSNSKIEELQEELKSSQGDVSSFMLLLEGLSKNDCNERVEDYSLSVYLPESCPYIDDLDDLKMQEMEEARQDYVAAVAVAKARQDEESIAAAAAARSRLQSFVFET, via the exons ATGTTTGAGCCCCAACATTTCGTCGATTTGCAAGACGACTCTGCTTTCGGCGATCAGAAATCATGGAATTCCGGCGACCACAACGCGTCCCCGACTCGCCGCCTCACTCACTCATCACTCCCAATCCCACCAATTTCAGCTTCGGCAACTACTGCTGCTGGCACTAATGGCAATGTGGATCGTGAACTCTTCAACAATCTCGTCGAAATCGTACCCCTCGTTCAGTCTCTTATT GATCGGAAAGCGAGCAGTTCATTCAGGAAGCGGGGTTCAATGATTTACACTAAAACACCTTCTAGAGAATCATTACACAGGAAG AAAGGAAGGCATAATGGCCAATCTATTCcaaccaagaagaagaaagaccATGGGGACAGGGACCAGGGTAACAATGTTGATAGTAATTCAGATGCCGATGGCTTTTCGGTTTTCTCCTCAAGTTCTTTGGTCTCTGAAAGGGATAAAGAAGAACTAATCACATTGAGAGAACAAGTGGAAGATCTGCGAAAGAAATTGCTTGAAAAGGATGAACTTCTAAAATCAGCAGAGATGTCGAAGGACCAGATGAACAATGTTTACGCAAAACTCGATGCTTTGAATCTCCAGTCTGCAGAGAAGGATTCTCGGATAAAGATGATTCATTCCCAACTTTCAGATGCAAAG ATTAAGCTTGCAGATAAGCAAGCTGCGTTGGAGAAGATACAATGGGAGGTAATgacatcaaattcaaaaatagaAGAACTTCAAGAAGAGCTAAAGTCATCGCAAGGAGACGTTTCATCGTTTATGCTGTTACTCGAAGGCTTGTCAAAGAATGATTGCAATGAACGTGTTGAAGATTATAGTCTTTCAGTGTATCTCCCGGAGAGCTGTCCTTACATT GATGATTTGGACGATCTGAAAATGCAGGAAATGGAAgaagcaagacaagattatgtagctgctgttgctgttgcaAAGGCAAGGCAAGATGAGGAATCtattgctgctgctgcagctGCAAGGTCACGTCTTCAGTCGTTTGTTTTCGAAACATAA
- the LOC111782463 gene encoding protein MICROTUBULE BINDING PROTEIN 2C-like isoform X3 codes for MGTGGKLGKKLIRALHLSVFDEGSMVQNDRKASSSFRKRGSMIYTKTPSRESLHRKMEQKGRHNGQSIPTKKKKDHGDRDQGNNVDSNSDADGFSVFSSSSLVSERDKEELITLREQVEDLRKKLLEKDELLKSAEMSKDQMNNVYAKLDALNLQSAEKDSRIKMIHSQLSDAKIKLADKQAALEKIQWEVMTSNSKIEELQEELKSSQGDVSSFMLLLEGLSKNDCNERVEDYSLSVYLPESCPYIDDLDDLKMQEMEEARQDYVAAVAVAKARQDEESIAAAAAARSRLQSFVFET; via the exons ATGGGAACCGGGGGAAAGTTaggaaagaaattaattcGTGCACTGCATCTTTCTGTATTCGATGAAGGTTCAATGGTTCAAAAT GATCGGAAAGCGAGCAGTTCATTCAGGAAGCGGGGTTCAATGATTTACACTAAAACACCTTCTAGAGAATCATTACACAGGAAG ATGGAACAGAAAGGAAGGCATAATGGCCAATCTATTCcaaccaagaagaagaaagaccATGGGGACAGGGACCAGGGTAACAATGTTGATAGTAATTCAGATGCCGATGGCTTTTCGGTTTTCTCCTCAAGTTCTTTGGTCTCTGAAAGGGATAAAGAAGAACTAATCACATTGAGAGAACAAGTGGAAGATCTGCGAAAGAAATTGCTTGAAAAGGATGAACTTCTAAAATCAGCAGAGATGTCGAAGGACCAGATGAACAATGTTTACGCAAAACTCGATGCTTTGAATCTCCAGTCTGCAGAGAAGGATTCTCGGATAAAGATGATTCATTCCCAACTTTCAGATGCAAAG ATTAAGCTTGCAGATAAGCAAGCTGCGTTGGAGAAGATACAATGGGAGGTAATgacatcaaattcaaaaatagaAGAACTTCAAGAAGAGCTAAAGTCATCGCAAGGAGACGTTTCATCGTTTATGCTGTTACTCGAAGGCTTGTCAAAGAATGATTGCAATGAACGTGTTGAAGATTATAGTCTTTCAGTGTATCTCCCGGAGAGCTGTCCTTACATT GATGATTTGGACGATCTGAAAATGCAGGAAATGGAAgaagcaagacaagattatgtagctgctgttgctgttgcaAAGGCAAGGCAAGATGAGGAATCtattgctgctgctgcagctGCAAGGTCACGTCTTCAGTCGTTTGTTTTCGAAACATAA
- the LOC111783631 gene encoding uncharacterized protein LOC111783631: MACFWVCSRPQRKKPISDSVENVQKKELLGSVVSGEEEFSSDSSKGSSANGNRVMVVVDWSVEAEGALEWTLSHAVRSHDTIVLVHVLKSLKPQGFEFGNKVNSTKEAYKLLFSMRNMCLKRRPEVHVEMALLEGKERGPIIVEEARKHKLSLLVLGQRKRPILRRLLKRWATGRYRRRRKKKTCRATAEYCIQNSSCMTIAVRKKSKKIGGYLITTKRHKNFWLLA, encoded by the exons ATGGCTTGTTTCTGGGTTTGTTCTAGGCCACAACGCAAAAAACCCATATCAGATTCTGTGGAAAATGTCCAAAAGAAGGAGCTTTTGGGGAGTGTTGTTAGTGGGGAAGAAGAGTTCAGCTCAGATAGCTCCAAAGGTTCGTCTGCAAATGGAAACAGAGTAATGGTGGTTGTGGATTGGAGCGTTGAGGCTGAAGGGGCTCTGGAATGGACACTCTCTCATGCTGTTCGGAGCCATGACACCattgttcttgttcatgttCTTAAGAGTTTGAAGCCTCAAG GTTTTGAGTTCGGGAATAAGGTGAATTCCACAAAGGAGGCCTATAAGCTTCTGTTTTCTATGAGAAACATGTGCTTAAAGAGAAGGCCTGAG GTGCACGTAGAGATGGCATTactagaagggaaagaaagaggTCCAATAATTGTGGAAGAAGCAAGGAAGCATAAACTCTCTCTTTTGGTACTTGGTCAAAGAAAGAGGCCAATTCTTCGGCGTCTATTGAAAAGATGGGCGACAGGACGCTATcgaaggagaaggaagaagaagacttGTCGAGCAACGGCGGAGTATTGCATTCAGAACTCATCTTGCATGACCATTGCAGTGAGGAAGAAGAGCAAAAAGATTGGAGGATATTTGATCACGACCAAACGTCACAAGAACTTCTGGCTCTTGGCTtga